Sequence from the Rutidosis leptorrhynchoides isolate AG116_Rl617_1_P2 chromosome 3, CSIRO_AGI_Rlap_v1, whole genome shotgun sequence genome:
CATGATCCAACGAGAAATCCAAACAATCAAGATGAGGCGGGACCTTCACAAGTTAACGATGACGAAGACTAAGagtaattattttatgtaattttattttaaatgctatgtttttattttaattatttgtaacatttttttttattatttatcaatgaaattttagttttatgttattacatatttattatttataatatatataactaaattaatattatttggaaataaaaaaaaaataaaaaataaaaaaaagaaggaatgagtgtcatggttgggagtgtttagtcctggaaAGAAAGTGGGAAAAAAGTACTGATGTGACGCTGATGACTAAGGTGGAGACATGTCTCCATTGGGAGCACTCTTAATAGTAGTGCTGGAAAAAACCCGATTATTCGCTGATTAATcctcgattaatcatttttaggagcaatccgttccgattttcaaaaatccgtttaattaaacggtgaacgtcaattgatggatcaaaatagaatttggtaatcaaagtcagtcaaagtaaaaaatggttaacattttaacatgaatttaaactagaactttatagttttgaagtaaaatgaacaattttaaacaattatgttaaaaattatctatatttttatggtttttttctatagttatacatataatttttaaaatttaatatataaatgtgTACAGTACAATTCGATTAATTTCCGATTAATCCCCAAATTGCCGATTAATTctttcaaagtcccgaccgattaatccccgaatagcgaattttgcaaccttgcttaaTAGGCTGCTACTATATAATATAGGCCCAAATAACTTAAAAGCCCATTGAGCCCATTTGGTAAAAACCCTAGCACCTAACATATATTCTCTCATATAGCTAACTCACACGCCACAGCCTCCTGCACACATAAACCGATAGGCGTTTGATTTTGCTCGGAGAGAAGAAGAAAAATGCCGGCCGGACATGGACTCCGATCTCGTACCAGAGATTTGTTTGCACGAGGCTTCAGGAAGAAGGGTACCATTCATCTATCAACATACCTGAGAACATATCACGTCGGTGATTACGTTGACGTTAAGGTTAACGGCGCCATTCATAAAGGTATGCCTCATAAGTTCTATCACGGCCGTACCGGTCAGGTCTGGAACGTCACCAAACGCGCCATCGGCGTTGAAATGAACAAACAGGTCCAACTCTTTCTAATCCCTCTTTATTTGTATGAATATATTGTAAATTAGTTATGAAATTTTTGAAGTTAATGTGATATTGTGATTGGTTAAATTATGGTTTGTATTTCTAGGGTTTATGTTTTTTTAGCTTATTTGTTGTTTTAATTTAGCTCAAGTATAATAATGTGGTTCATTAGACATCATGAAGATTTGAAGTATGTATATATATTGCAGTGTTGATTGTGATTAAAATATGTGATTTTGATTAGTTTTGGTAAGTACATTAAGCTAGGGTTAACATCATTTTATGCAATTGAGTTGAATAAAAAAATAGTAGTGTATAAAAATTAGTTTATCAGCAAATTATGTGTTAAAAGATGCTTACTTTGTGATCACCATTGATTAATACTTGGTAGATACCTTTTATATAAGAAAGATAACTTGAAATCTCTTGGTTATGTACTTATATTACCTGTTTAATATATTGTTTTTTGTTACTATATTGATTTGCATAAATCACGACTTTTATATTTCGATTTTAAGAAGTTTACCTAAAAAATGTCATTTATATACACcaaaatgttatactttgtagtttgtACGTTTTATCTTATATAGAATTTGCCATTATATCTATTACAGGTCGGTAACAGAATCATCAAGAAGAGGATTCATGTGCGAATTGAGCATGTGATGCCATCAAGGTGCAATGAGGAGTTGAAACAGAGGATCAAGAAGAACGATCAACTTAAGGCTGATGCTAAGGCTAAGGGTTTGGTGATCAGTACCAAGAGGCAACCACTTGGACCTAAACCGGGATTCATGGTTGAAGGAACTACTCTAGAGACTGTTACTCCTATTCCCTATGATGTTGTCAATGATCTCAAGGGTGGATATTAAGTTTAACTGTTGTTTTGAATCTTTTTGTCTCTTTTTGTTTTATGACTTTGGGGAGTTTTGTGCTCTTTATGTTTAATCTAGACTCGATGTGTTTTTTATTTGAAATCAAGTATTGCATTGAGAATTTCGAAACATTGTTGACAAATGATATTTTGCAGACTTAGTTTCTATATAATGATGCATTTGGTTGTGTGTCGTCCAGGGCATAAGTTGTGCTTGTTGTGGGACTTAGCCCAACGAATATTTCATTTTTGACAAATATGTCTATGAATAGGTTTGTTGGTGTCTTTTTGCAGTACAAACGTGTCTATGCAAAAAAATTGTTTATTGGATTTTAGCCGTATCATGAGTTGTATGTTCCAAAAGATATGAAATATATGAAGGTTTTTGAGGTTTGACAACGGTTGAAATGGGTGGCAGCTGAAACAAGAACTTTTAATAACTAGTCAAGTTGGGTTCGTATAAAACTATAAATGCACAGCAGTAGCTTTTAAGAGGATACGGGGGAGCAAGCTTCCTATAATTTGATCCATATGATTAAGATACAACCAAAATCTTTGAGAAATTGCATTATCAACAACTTAATTCACAATAGTTCTCGTGTTCAAAACGTATATCTTAGGCTACCAAGGAAAAATGTTAGAAACGAATACGAAAAATAACATGCTTTAGCCGCGTAAATCTAAGTAAAAATACTTTCCTTCCTTTTTCTTTTTTAAACGGCAGTTTTTTggaatcgaatactctcatttgttaCCTACACACGCATTAGAAGAAAACTCCTCAACCCAATGTGTTTTGGATCAAACCTAATGGTTGACTGTAATGGCTTCGGCATACACATCAATTCTATACAGGATCCAGGAGAAAACTTCCCTCCAAGGATTCGAACCTGTACCACTTCAAAGAGAGGTGAATACGGGCCGGCATCACATGGAGCTAGTACCACTCAGCCAAAGGTTCGATGGTAAAATACTTTCCTTCCTCGAATGACATGAAAAAAGGAAAATCTTATTCATTTAACCACTTACACTTTACAATTACATAGTTTCCGCCCCAAAAATTCCGTTAAGCTCCGCCACTCTTCATGGTTTTTTCATTTGGCTTATTTGAGATAGACGAAATTAACTTTTTTATAACTAGATGAATTAAATATCATCTaactaatataactaatagtaGAACTGAAAAACAAGATCGGACGGATCAACATATTGTACACCACGTATTTGAAATGAACGTGGCAAAGTGATGCCTACGTCCTGATGTTCATGTTTGTTGTGGAATAATGTGTTGATTCACATATCTATGTTAGACTATAGTTAAACACCATTTTGTTTGTAGCTTGTTATTCACTATATCAAGCATTTAACATTATTTTGTGAATTTGTTCTATACGGAGTACAACGTATTTAAAACTTGAAAAGTACATAATTGCCTAATGGAGTAAATGAAAAGGTTCACCTCTTTAATGAAATCCCAAAAGCAAAGGCATTTCAAATCCTCAAGTTACCAGGTGTCATAAAACATAACAAGCATCTCACATTTGTTTGATGAAGCTTACAAATGACACACAACCTAAAGGGAAGGGAGCAAGCACAAAGAAAAGAACATGTACCCAAATTCACTTCTAACAACCTGTTTTAATTCCAAACTAAAAGCTTGGgactaattaaaactaataatttaGAGAATAGGGCACAAAGTTACTCCAATTAACTTATAACCAGTGATATTATAATATTCCTTTTGATTAACACTTTTTCATATAAAATTTTACAAGATGGCCTACTTGTTGATGTGATGATAGGGATGTGTCAGGTTCAAACTTTACTAACAACACATCTTAAGGTTACCAGAAAAAGGGCTAGAAACTGTCACGGGAAAACGTCATATGTATGTTTGGTTAACATATAAATATCTTGTTCTTATTTGTAGAGTCTTGAACACTTAATCCACATATAAAGAGGCTTGGAAATTAAAGGACACAGAATAAAGAAGAGGCTTGGAAATTATATATAGAGGGAAAACATAACCACCCTTTGTATCAAAGTTGATGATGAAGACATCAGAATCAAGCAGATTCCTACCTCTGCTGCTTCTACTCGTTCTCCTTTCAGGTTTTACCCTTCTGCACTCCTATTTTGTGTACATGTATTCAGTCAATTAATCGTTATATATGTCTTCCCTTGctattgttaattattaatattcGTGATTGAATAGCATGCGGTGTAGCTTATGCTATCAGAATCCCAGAGCACTCGTGCGAAAAAAGAATCAGTTGGAGAAAATGTGAGCTCAAGAGATGCCAACACAAGTGTACAAAAAGAGAGCCGTTTGCTACTGGGAAATGCAGGGGAGGAATGTGTATATGCTCACATTATTGTAAGCTACCTCCAATATGAGCAACATCATCTTTACATATATGTAGGGCTTCCCATATTAAAAATAAGATCTCTGATCCACTATAAGCCCCCAAAAttcttttttttgtttttgttttaatattcaaataaaaataaatatagcatcTCACATTCATATTATCAACTTCATCAATGTCATAAAGACTACTTTCAGATAAAAGTATGACTTTCTCTGCCCTTGAGTGGAGAAACGACTCGTTTTACTCTTATCGTATCAAGTGTGTAGCGTTTGTGATCAAATGTTAAATAACGTCAATCATTTATAATAGCCATACAAACGAGAAATAACTTTTGACAATCCACGGGCCCTAACAACTAGTTTTGCCACATCTAATCGGTATGAAATAAACTGTACTTATGTTCAACTAGGACGAGGTCATAGGCCCATTTGGGCCCAAAATTTtggatgataaaaaaaaaaaaaaaaaatgttgacaTCATCATGTTACTATTCTTACTATTCATTCATGCCCGCTGATATACTTATTTATAATAGCTCAAGAAACCAATAATTCAAGTTGCATAAAATTGGTACAGGGGAAAGGTAACAAATTATAAATTTTTGCAGTAACACATTACAAGATAATGATGTTTTTAGTGCAATTATCATCCACGTGGAAATGCAGTCATGCAGCCCAGTACAGTAAATTATACATTCATAGAATCAGAATGAAGGATAATAGCAAACACCTTGCCGTCAGTAATATAAAACCATCAGAGATCTTAAATCCATAGACCAACTATTATAATCAATCCTTAACTCCCGTTCGTAGTATTTTCACATCGTGGATTGGCCTGAAATTGAACACATCATTTaaaagtattaaaaaaaaaaaataataataaataaataaaagtcttGGAagaaattatgtaaaataataatatatgggGCAGATAAACATGTAAAATCAACAAATTGCAATCTTTACAAGGTCAGGCACACCCGTGAAAGTATTATTGATGTATTGTGACATACGCGTTTGACAAATTGTTGCATTTCAGACTTTTGAAAAGGAACAGTGTTATCAGATGTTATCGGGATATTAACATGTACCAGATGGCAAAATAAAATATCATAATGTGGAGAGAACTTATCaactaatttatgagtttattggTCCCGTCTAGCGTCCTGTATATACCAGTTGGTACGGGACGGTACGATTTTTTGGAACAACGATATCATCCCAAATTCTGCACACCCCGATGACCTACACTAAAAAAATGACCCGTTTCAACAAAAATCTGTTTTGAGCCATTACTAATCTGACCCACCCCGCCATCTGGACACTTCTAACATTTACCATTATATAGGACTTTTGGATAATTAACCCTCTTTGTAATATCATATCCATAACAGCATATTCTATATACAAGTTGTATATATACATTGATGCATATATAACCACATTGTGACCATCACATAAGATCTAGCAAATAATAAGAGAAAAAGAAATTTCAACTATGATATTCTAGAAACAATTATAAAATGAGCTAAAAAAAGCCACTGACCTATCAGTATTGTCGGTCTGAACACTTCCAAGTCTCTTGACAATCTCCATTCCTCTACATACTCTTCCAAATATCGTGTGTTTACCTGCGCATTATGGACATGTATAAGAATATTACATGAACAGAGCTATATTGATCAGTGTTGCAGTCTTGCAGATTGCACTGGTAAATATATTAACAAGCGCAAACACAAACACAGAGTTCATTAAATAGTTGGCACACAACCTACCCTAATTTCTTTAATTCATCTAATATCACTCCAACGTACATATTTACAAATACTAGCTGAAGaagtaaataaatcatgaattatTTGTCAAAAAAGAAAAATCAAATCCTATCCAGAAGTTTTGGACTATGATTCAGTAAGGTAACTGAAGATATACAAGTAACAACCCATAATGTAAAAAAGTTAATTTTGAACCAATTTAGCATGAAATCAAGTGACACAAAATTATATGCCTTCCAGGATAGCAAGCAAATTCACGGCACGTTATAAGTGACTAAGTGTAAACAGCTACTCTATAAGTATACAAGAAAGGAGCAGTCAATAAGGTTTACGACAATGGTCACACCCTAGCATATTAAAGTTGAAACTATGTTTTTTTAGCAATAATTAGTTTAAATAATGAATACGTACACACTGCTTTGTTCAATCTGGAAGAACGATGTAAACTTCAATACATTATAACTACCATCAATACTATTGTTGACCGGATGCATACTCTTTGTAagtttaacataaatataattAGAAGACTACCCATTTCAGACATTATGTATCTAGCATTTGACATGAATAACTTTACAAAAATCATCCAATAGACTTGAAGTGCAGCCATCAGCCAAAAAAGACAGATCAAACTAATCAACACAATAACTTCAATTAAAAAATGATTACCA
This genomic interval carries:
- the LOC139896797 gene encoding large ribosomal subunit protein eL21x/eL21w-like — its product is MPAGHGLRSRTRDLFARGFRKKGTIHLSTYLRTYHVGDYVDVKVNGAIHKGMPHKFYHGRTGQVWNVTKRAIGVEMNKQVGNRIIKKRIHVRIEHVMPSRCNEELKQRIKKNDQLKADAKAKGLVISTKRQPLGPKPGFMVEGTTLETVTPIPYDVVNDLKGGY